From the genome of Danio rerio strain Tuebingen ecotype United States chromosome 2, GRCz12tu, whole genome shotgun sequence, one region includes:
- the cop1 gene encoding E3 ubiquitin-protein ligase COP1 (The RefSeq protein has 4 substitutions compared to this genomic sequence) — protein sequence MSSTRQQQQQQSGGPAGSVPGTSSGSLCSLSSSGGTGGANSGNSAAQNGSSSGNGVSSRTLGSVADGQSARLGSLSRKRPLYNGLINPYEDKSNDFVCPICFEMIEEAHMTKCGHSFCYKCIRQSLEDSNRCPKCNYIIDNVDQLYPNFLVNELILKQKQRSEEKRLKRDHPNGTKWQVFQDVLGADQENMDLANVNYILEYLLQKKKQLEAESQAAQRQILMEFLKEARRNKREQLEQLQKELNFLEEDIKRVEEMSGMYSPISDMDCNSDSTVPQVEAPSPAPSSSIIDPSEYIQPPFGGNSQSKRQTWYNSTLASRRKRLTAHFEDLEQCYFSNRMSRITDDSRTVNQLDDFMECLSKFTRYNSVRPLATLSYASDLYNGSSIVSSIEFDRDCDYFAIAGVTKKIKVFEYGTVIQDAVDIHYPVNEMTCNSKISCISWSSYHKNLLASSDYEGTVILWDGFTGQRSKVYQEHEKRCWSVDFNLMDPKLLASGSDDAKVKLWSTNLDNSVASIEAKANVCCVKFSPTSRYHLAFGCADHCVHYYDLRNAKQPIMVFKGHRKAVSYAKFVNGGEIVSASTDSQLKLWNVNKPHCLRSFKGHINEKNFVGLASNGDYVACGSENNSLYLYCKGLSKTLLTFKFDTVKSVLDKDKKEDDTNEFVSAVCWRALPDGESNVLIAANSQGTIKVLELV from the exons ATGTCAAGCACTcggcagcagcaacagcagcagtccGGTGGTGCAGCGGGTTCCGTCCCTGGGACAAGCTCCGGGAGTTTGTGTAGCCTCAGCAGCAGCGGCGGCACCGGCGGAGCAAACAGTGGGAACAGCGCCGCTCAGAACGGGAGCAGCTCGGGTAACGGGGTGTCCTCGAGGACTCTGGGCTCGGTAGCCGACGGACAGAGCGCTCGTCTGGGCTCTTTAAGCAGGAAAAGACCCTTGTATAACGGTCTTATCAATCCCTATGAAGACAAGAGTAATGATTTTGTATG CCCTATATGTTTTGAGATGATAGAGGAAGCTCACATGACAAAGTGTGGCCACAGTTTCTG TTATAAATGTATACGACAGAGTTTGGAGGACAGCAACAGATGCCcaaaatgtaattacataattGACAATGTGGATCAACTTTACCCCAACTTCTTAG TGAATGAACTAATCTTGAAACAAAAACAGAGATCTGAGGAGAAGCGTCTAAAACGGGATCACCCT AATGGAACCAAATGGCAAGTTTTCCAGGATGTTCTTGGGGCTGATCAAGAGAATATGGATTTAGCAAATGTCAACTACATATTAGAGTACCTGctgcaaaaaaagaaacaacTGGAGGCG GAATCACAAGCTGCTCAGCGACAGATCTTAATGGAGTTCCTGAAGGAGGCCAGAAGAAATAAAAGAGAG CAACTGGAACAGTTACAAAAAGAACTGAACTTTTTGGAAGAGGATATTAAACGAGTGGAG GAAATGAGTGGTATGTATTCACCCATAAGTGACATGGACTGCAATTCAGACAGTACTGTGCCACAGGTTGAAGCTCCCTCTCCTGCACCCAG CAGTAGCATAATAGACCCTTCGGAATACATTCAGCCTCCTTTTGGTGGAAACTCACAG AGTAAAAGACAAACATGGTACAACAGCACTCTTGCATCACGGCGGAAGAGACTGACGGCACACTTTGAGGATCTGGAACAGTGTTATTTTTCCAATAGGATGTCTCGAATAACGG ATGACAGCAGGACTGTTAACCAGCTGGATGATTTCATGGAGTGTCTATCAAAGTTTACCCGTTACAACTCTGTGAGGCCTCTGGCCACCCTCTCTTATGCTAGTGACCTTTATAATGGCTCCAGTATTGTGTCCAG CATCGAGTTTGACCGCGACTGTGATTACTTCGCCATTGCCGGTGTCACTAAGAAAATTAAAGTGTTTGAGTACGGCACTGTGATCCAAGATGCTGTGGACATTCATTATCCTGTCAATGAGATGACATGTAACTCTAAAATTAG CTGCATCAGCTGGAGCAGCTACCACAAAAACCTGTTAGCAAGCAGTGACTATGAGGGGACTGTCATTCTTTGGGATGGGTTTACTGGGCAGAGGTCAAAGGTCTACCAG GAGCATGAAAAGCGGTGTTGGAGTGTCGATTTCAACCTTATGGATCCCAAGCTCTTAGCGTCGGGATCAGATGACGCAAAAG TCAAGTTATGGTCCACCAACCTGGACAATTCAGTAGCCAGCATTGAAGCCAAGGCCAATGTATGCTGTGTTAAGTTCAGTCCAACCTCTCGATATCATCTTGCCTTCGGTTGTGCAG ACCACTGTGTGCACTACTATGACCTGAGGAACACTAAGCAGCCCATCATGGTTTTCAAAGGCCACAGGAAAGCAGTATCCTATGCCAAGTTTGTCAATGGAGAAGAAATTGTCTCTGC CTCAACAGACAGCCAGCTGAAACTCTGGAACGTGAACAAGCCTCATTGTTTACGCTCTTTCAAAGGCCACATCAATGAGAAGAACTTTGTGGGTTTGGCATCAAATGGAGACTATGTAGCATGTG GTAGTGAAAACAACTCGCTGTACTTGTACTACAAAGGCCTTTCCAAGACGCTGCTGACATTCAAGTTTGACACTGTGAAGAGCGTCCTGGACAAGGACAAGAAGGAGGACGACACCAATGAGTTTGTCAGTGCAGTGTGCTGGCGAGCTCTACCTGATGGG GAGTCAAATGTGTTGATTGCAGCCAACAGTCAAGGAACAATCAAG GTACTTGAGCTGGTCTGA
- the cop1 gene encoding E3 ubiquitin-protein ligase COP1 isoform X1: MSSTRQQQQQQSGGAAGSVPGTSSGSLCSLSSSGGTGGANSGNSAAQNGSSSGNGVSSRTLGSVADGQSARLGSLSRKRPLYNGLINPYEDKSNDFVCPICFEMIEEAHMTKCGHSFCYKCIRQSLEDSNRCPKCNYIIDNVDQLYPNFLVNELILKQKQRSEEKRLKRDHPNGTKWQVFQDVLGADQENMDLANVNYILEYLLQKKKQLEAESQAAQRQILMEFLKEARRNKREQLEQLQKELNFLEEDIKRVEEMSGMYSPISDMDCNSDSTVPQVEAPSPAPSSIIDPSEYIQPPFGGNSQSKRQTWYNSTLASRRKRLTAHFEDLEQCYFSNRMSRITDDSRTVNQLDDFMECLSKFTRYNSVRPLATLSYASDLYNGSSIVSSIEFDRDCDYFAIAGVTKKIKVFEYGTVIQDAVDIHYPVNEMTCNSKISCISWSSYHKNLLASSDYEGTVILWDGFTGQRSKVYQEHEKRCWSVDFNLMDPKLLASGSDDAKVKLWSTNLDNSVASIEAKANVCCVKFSPTSRYHLAFGCADHCVHYYDLRNTKQPIMVFKGHRKAVSYAKFVNGEEIVSASTDSQLKLWNVNKPHCLRSFKGHINEKNFVGLASNGDYVACGSENNSLYLYYKGLSKTLLTFKFDTVKSVLDKDKKEDDTNEFVSAVCWRALPDGESNVLIAANSQGTIKVLELV; encoded by the exons ATGTCAAGCACTcggcagcagcaacagcagcagtccGGTGGTGCAGCGGGTTCCGTCCCTGGGACAAGCTCCGGGAGTTTGTGTAGCCTCAGCAGCAGCGGCGGCACCGGCGGAGCAAACAGTGGGAACAGCGCCGCTCAGAACGGGAGCAGCTCGGGTAACGGGGTGTCCTCGAGGACTCTGGGCTCGGTAGCCGACGGACAGAGCGCTCGTCTGGGCTCTTTAAGCAGGAAAAGACCCTTGTATAACGGTCTTATCAATCCCTATGAAGACAAGAGTAATGATTTTGTATG CCCTATATGTTTTGAGATGATAGAGGAAGCTCACATGACAAAGTGTGGCCACAGTTTCTG TTATAAATGTATACGACAGAGTTTGGAGGACAGCAACAGATGCCcaaaatgtaattacataattGACAATGTGGATCAACTTTACCCCAACTTCTTAG TGAATGAACTAATCTTGAAACAAAAACAGAGATCTGAGGAGAAGCGTCTAAAACGGGATCACCCT AATGGAACCAAATGGCAAGTTTTCCAGGATGTTCTTGGGGCTGATCAAGAGAATATGGATTTAGCAAATGTCAACTACATATTAGAGTACCTGctgcaaaaaaagaaacaacTGGAGGCG GAATCACAAGCTGCTCAGCGACAGATCTTAATGGAGTTCCTGAAGGAGGCCAGAAGAAATAAAAGAGAG CAACTGGAACAGTTACAAAAAGAACTGAACTTTTTGGAAGAGGATATTAAACGAGTGGAG GAAATGAGTGGTATGTATTCACCCATAAGTGACATGGACTGCAATTCAGACAGTACTGTGCCACAGGTTGAAGCTCCCTCTCCTGCACCCAG TAGCATAATAGACCCTTCGGAATACATTCAGCCTCCTTTTGGTGGAAACTCACAG AGTAAAAGACAAACATGGTACAACAGCACTCTTGCATCACGGCGGAAGAGACTGACGGCACACTTTGAGGATCTGGAACAGTGTTATTTTTCCAATAGGATGTCTCGAATAACGG ATGACAGCAGGACTGTTAACCAGCTGGATGATTTCATGGAGTGTCTATCAAAGTTTACCCGTTACAACTCTGTGAGGCCTCTGGCCACCCTCTCTTATGCTAGTGACCTTTATAATGGCTCCAGTATTGTGTCCAG CATCGAGTTTGACCGCGACTGTGATTACTTCGCCATTGCCGGTGTCACTAAGAAAATTAAAGTGTTTGAGTACGGCACTGTGATCCAAGATGCTGTGGACATTCATTATCCTGTCAATGAGATGACATGTAACTCTAAAATTAG CTGCATCAGCTGGAGCAGCTACCACAAAAACCTGTTAGCAAGCAGTGACTATGAGGGGACTGTCATTCTTTGGGATGGGTTTACTGGGCAGAGGTCAAAGGTCTACCAG GAGCATGAAAAGCGGTGTTGGAGTGTCGATTTCAACCTTATGGATCCCAAGCTCTTAGCGTCGGGATCAGATGACGCAAAAG TCAAGTTATGGTCCACCAACCTGGACAATTCAGTAGCCAGCATTGAAGCCAAGGCCAATGTATGCTGTGTTAAGTTCAGTCCAACCTCTCGATATCATCTTGCCTTCGGTTGTGCAG ACCACTGTGTGCACTACTATGACCTGAGGAACACTAAGCAGCCCATCATGGTTTTCAAAGGCCACAGGAAAGCAGTATCCTATGCCAAGTTTGTCAATGGAGAAGAAATTGTCTCTGC CTCAACAGACAGCCAGCTGAAACTCTGGAACGTGAACAAGCCTCATTGTTTACGCTCTTTCAAAGGCCACATCAATGAGAAGAACTTTGTGGGTTTGGCATCAAATGGAGACTATGTAGCATGTG GTAGTGAAAACAACTCGCTGTACTTGTACTACAAAGGCCTTTCCAAGACGCTGCTGACATTCAAGTTTGACACTGTGAAGAGCGTCCTGGACAAGGACAAGAAGGAGGACGACACCAATGAGTTTGTCAGTGCAGTGTGCTGGCGAGCTCTACCTGATGGG GAGTCAAATGTGTTGATTGCAGCCAACAGTCAAGGAACAATCAAG GTACTTGAGCTGGTCTGA